The window ggtatgatcgaggtgtgtaactttggaggggggcaccgcacacggttaagagaaacttgtctgTCCTAGGGTGCCtgtctgcccccatatataaaggatcaacggggaggccggccggcccctaggggcgcgcccaaggagagggagtcctactaggactactagtcataGTAGGATTCCAtcacaaggaagagagggggaaggaaggagagggagtaggaaaggggggcgtcgcccccttcccttgtcctattcggactccaagGGGGGGGCACGACCTACCCctgctgccctcctctctctccactaaggcccatggtggcccattagttcccccggggggttccggtaacccctccgtcaCTCCAGTtttaccccgaaacttcccggaacATTTctagtgtccgaataacatggtccaattaatcaatctttatgcctcgaccatttcgagactcctcgtcatgtccgtgatctcattcggtactccgaacaaacttcgttgATCAAAAACACACAACtcgtaatacatatcgtcatcaaaagcgtgcggaccctatgggttcgagaactatgtagacatgaccgagacacatccccggtcaataaccaatagtggaaccttgatgctcatattggctcctacatattctatgaagatctttatcggtcaaaccgctttgtcatcggtatgttacttgcccgagattcgaccgtcggtatcatcatacctagttcaatctcgttaccgacaagtctctttacccgttccgcaatacttcatcccgcaactaactcattagtcacgatgcttgcaaggcttatagtgatgagcactaccgagagggcccagagatacctctccgaaacacggagtgatagatcctaatctcgatctatgccaacccaacaaacaccttcggagacacctgtagatcatatttataatcagccatttacgttgtgacgtttgatagcacacaatgtgttcctcccgtatttgggagttgcatttcctcatagtttgaggaacatgtataagacatgaagaaagcagtagcaatgaaactgtaacgatcataatgctaagttaacggatgggtcatgtccatcacatcattctcctaatgatgtgatcccgtttatcaaatgacaacacatgtccatggttaggaaacataaccatctttgattaacgagctagtcaagtagagtcatactcgggacactatgttttgtctatgtattaacacatgtactaagtttccggttaatacaattctaacatgaataataaacatttatcttgaaaaTAAGGaaattaataactttattattgcctctaggacatatttccttcacaagctaCCCCGAGTTTGCTCCACATATATATGGTTCAGCCGCCCCAAATTCGCTCCACATATGGGTCGGGTCTGAAAGTCCGATTTGATGGCGTTTTTTTTTGTCGGATGGTGTCTGGACCGTGACATAATGGGACGGAGAGGGTGTCCACTATAAAGCGCAGTTTTTGGGGGGCTAATCATGCCAACTGTAAGCATATTTAATCTGGAAAAACGATGAAAGTAGTAAGTGGCAAGCATTCGCCAGGGAGGAACTGCCGGCGAACGCCTAAACCGCCCCATGATCTTGATCCTACGGTGGAGACTGGGAAACTTTTCCGCACTTAAAGTGAAAGAAATACCATagcagtttttttttaaaaaaaagccaCCAAATTTTCCCAAAACACTCAAACTGCCCAACGAACGTTCGCAAACGCCATCTCTCGTGGCGAACGTTCACTCGCTCGCCGGATATGCCCCGACAGCTGTCGCCTTCCAGGTGGGCCCCGCGCGACCagataggaggaggaggcggacacgtCACGCGTGCGCGGTCACCCACGCGAAACGAgaagcttctctctctctctctctccaacctCCTCCGCAccgcaccgccaccgccaccgccgcgccgCACCGCCACCGCCCATCTCTCCGGCGGGCCAGGGCGATGGACGGCGAGGGCGACGGGGCCCAGGGCCTGGaggagcaggcggcggcggcggccgaggcgGCGCGGGAGCTGCGGGACGCGGCGGCGGCCCTCGCCGTGCGCCGCGCCGCCGACGAGGACGCGCTGCGGCGCCGCGCCGTCGCGCtcgacgccgacgtcctccgcctcCAGGGCTCCCTCGCCCCCCTCGACCCCGCCACGCTCGACAAGGTCCGCGCCGCGCCCCTCCCCCCACCCTNNNNNNNNNNNNNNNNNNNNNNNNNNNNNNNNNNNNNNNNNNNNNNNNNNNNNNNNNNNNNNNNNNNNNNNNNNNNNNNNNNNNNNNNNNNNNNNNNNNNNNNNNNNNNNNNNNNNNNNNNNNNNNNNNNNNNNNNNNNNNNNNNNNNNNNNNNNNNNNNNNNNNNNNNNNNNNNNNNNNNNNNNNNNNNNNNNNNNNNNNNNNNNNNNNNNNNNNNNNNNNNNNNNNNNNNNNNNNNNNNNNNNNNNNNNNNNNNNNNNNNNNNNNNNNNNNNNNNNNNNNNNNNNNNNNNNNNNNNNNNNNNNNNNNNNNNNNNNNNNNNNNNNNNNNNNNNNNNNNNNNNNNNNNNNNNNNNNNNNNNNNNNNNNNNNNNNNNNNNNNNNNNNNNNNNNNNNNNNNNNNNNNNNNNNNNNNCcaccctctccttcctccctcccGGCCTGATTCCGCGTCGCCCCCTCCTCGCCGGCCAGCTAGCTCTCGAGGCATCACCGTGTGTTCTCAGGGCGTGCCTTTCACGCGCCGCTGCCTCGCCCGCGCGCGCGCGTGCCTAGAGACGCGGGCTCGTTGCGTGCGGCATCGGAATCTGCGCGGCGATCCGGCCGAATTCGTCGCTGCACGACGGTGTTCGGAGCTAGGCGCTTCTTATTGGCCCAGGCCTGCACGGATTTGCGGCGCGCGCATCCAATTGCTGGACGCTCGCAAATGATTTTTGTCTCGATGCATTTTCGTGTGTCCGCTGGCGGATGCGATCGGGGGGATCCTCTTCACCAGTTCTGGAGCTGGAAGACTATATAGTTGGGCTAACACCAACCTTGCAGCACTTAAGCCCTCTGATTCCTAAGCCCAGAATTGCGCTCACCTGAACCTGGAGGATTACTTACCACTCCATATGCTACCACACGTATTTTCCAAAGTGTCCTCATGTGTTTGTTGTTTCACGAGTACTTCCACCTATTGTTTCAGCATGTGCAAATGACAGATCCTCAGTTGCTTAAATAAGAATTGCCGCCTCCAGTCCCCGTTATGTTACAACTTCTTATCTTACTTGTATATATAATTATAGTATTTGTTTTATGTGCTCATTTGTATTCCGTTGTCATATGTGAAGGTCGAGGAGGAACTGGAGCGTGCCAGGGCAGCAATCTTGGACGGCGACGTGGCTGCGTTTCTCCCAAGCAAGGGAAATGGTCAGTTACATTTTGTTTCCTTCCTGGCCCCCATTTTGTCTCGGCTGAAGTTTAGTTGTTTCTTTATGAGTTGTGGTTGAAGCCCACTATGTCTGAACCTTTAGGGAAGTTCCTGAAGAAGTTTGTTGGCCCTGTGAACGTGCGGGTGGCAAGGAAGGAGGATAAGCTCAAAGTGAAGGACGAGTACAACAACTATAGGGTAATTATCTTCAGATGTTTTTCCTTTAGATATTGTGTGCGTACTTTTTCTGGTATGGCATCACGAAGTGAATAAATTAAAATTATCTGCTTATATTCTTCACGACCTCTAGTATGATGATCAATGCATTCTAAACTTTTAATGATTTTCGTGGTGAAAACATAAACTTCTAATGGTTGTTCCTATTTGTGCTGCATAAATTTTGGTTTATGTTAGGCATTATAAAAAGCGACATGGCCTATGTCACTGTTGACCTGACACTGCTCACAAGTATTTAAGCTAAATTTGAATTACCAAGATTATATGTCTGTGTGTTGAAGCTCAGTCATAAAAATCTCCTGCCAGTTTTGCATGTGATAAAGTTTGGTTAGAAAATACAGACAAACATAATGTTGCACCGTACACTGGTAATTATGTTTCAAGGTTCTGTATACTATCTATGTTCAGTTCAAATTGTATTTTGCTAGTGAAATATTCTAAGCTTGCTAAAAAAATTTATCTTCCAAATTTTTAAGCCATGCCTGACGATCTAAATGGTTTAACCCTTTCGATTGGCAGGATAGGGCTGCCTATATGTTCCTATTGTTTCCATCCACTCTCCTCTTACTGAGATGGTGGGTGTGGGATGGATGTCTTCCAGCATTGGCAGTTCAGGTGTACCAGGTATTTGTTGAATACTTTCACCCTGAGTATATTTCCTCTTATCATCACTTCATTGTCCCACAGAATTGATCAAAAGACTATGTTTCCACTTTGCAGGCTTGGTTATTATTCCTCTACACAAGTTTTGCTTTGCGGGAGAATGTGTTGCTTGTAAATGGAAGTGATATCCGTCCTTGGTAAGGATCAAAACTTGCATTGCTTAATATATAAAATTGTAGACTGCAGCATTCAAGCAATTCATTTTTTGAAACTTGTCCAGTCAAGTGTGTTCAAATTTTAATAAGTGTCTTTTATT is drawn from Triticum dicoccoides isolate Atlit2015 ecotype Zavitan chromosome 6B, WEW_v2.0, whole genome shotgun sequence and contains these coding sequences:
- the LOC119323376 gene encoding transmembrane protein 120 homolog; protein product: MDGEGDGAQGLEEQAAAAAEAARELRDAAAALAVRRAADEDALRRRAVALDADVLRLQGSLAPLDPATLDKVEEELERARAAILDGDVAAFLPSKGNGKFLKKFVGPVNVRVARKEDKLKVKDEYNNYRDRAAYMFLLFPSTLLLLRWWVWDGCLPALAVQVYQAWLLFLYTSFALRENVLLVNGSDIRPWWIYHHYLAMLMALVSLTWEIKGQPDCSSKQRGVQLFLRWAIMQGIAMHLQNRYQRQRLRTRIALGKAKRMDVVAGETAGVEGQLLLLYPVLFVLQGFEAYVGMLLLQTAWHGLTSEWQVIVCGILLVVMAVGNFVNTVETLALKLRFKAKMKRTRPRQEPGQGGANRLHQN